Proteins encoded within one genomic window of Deinococcus hopiensis KR-140:
- a CDS encoding DoxX family protein: MTTINSQASTPVRSSKALNITLWVLQVLLAAAFLMTGLMKLAMPLTQVAQSLPWVNDVPAALVRFIGLAEFAGALGLILPAATRIRPNLTPLAALGLVAVLVLAAAFHVSRGEAMMVPMNLILAALAGVVAWGRTRKAPIQSR, encoded by the coding sequence ATGACCACGATCAACAGCCAGGCCAGCACCCCCGTCCGTTCCAGCAAAGCCCTCAACATCACCCTCTGGGTCCTGCAAGTCCTCCTCGCCGCCGCCTTCCTGATGACCGGCCTGATGAAGCTCGCCATGCCCCTCACCCAGGTCGCCCAGAGCCTGCCCTGGGTCAACGACGTCCCCGCCGCCCTCGTACGCTTTATCGGTCTCGCGGAGTTCGCCGGTGCACTGGGTCTGATCCTGCCCGCTGCCACCCGTATCCGCCCCAACCTCACGCCCCTGGCGGCCCTCGGCCTGGTGGCCGTACTCGTCCTCGCCGCCGCGTTCCACGTCAGCCGCGGCGAAGCCATGATGGTCCCTATGAACCTGATCCTGGCCGCCCTCGCTGGCGTCGTGGCCTGGGGCCGCACCCGCAAGGCCCCTATCCAGTCCCGCTAA
- a CDS encoding LysR family transcriptional regulator, with the protein MNPRLTLAQLRMFVATAETGGFGAAAAELNMSQSTISEAVKGLERTLGTPVFRRTPSGIQLTDAGDVALSYARTALGAADDLERAVKDMAALQLTGTLSVATYRSLGIHLLAPILSFLRSAHPLLEVRVVDAELDGESGQRFIREGQVDVGLIQLTESNDLLTWPLLDDEYWAVFPIQRGKRHMQWSELREQPLLLPPNSNCYTALRAHLSAHLGQKYSTLEVADDDVIFSMVEHGLGLTVMPRLATLPLRSGLVALPLPNPLYRSIGVAVKPGRAGLPHIRAFLKAMQAHKAAATMPTPLQLKSS; encoded by the coding sequence ATGAATCCTCGCCTGACCCTGGCTCAGCTCCGCATGTTTGTGGCGACAGCTGAGACTGGCGGGTTTGGAGCGGCCGCCGCTGAGCTGAACATGTCGCAAAGCACCATCAGCGAAGCGGTAAAGGGGCTAGAACGCACCCTCGGCACTCCTGTCTTTCGCCGTACGCCAAGTGGTATTCAGTTGACAGATGCGGGCGACGTTGCCCTGAGCTACGCGCGGACGGCCCTGGGAGCAGCGGACGACCTCGAGCGCGCCGTCAAGGATATGGCCGCCCTGCAGCTGACGGGAACGCTCAGCGTCGCCACATACCGGAGCTTGGGCATCCACCTGCTGGCCCCCATCCTGAGCTTCCTGCGTTCTGCTCATCCCCTACTCGAAGTCAGAGTCGTGGACGCCGAGTTGGACGGTGAGAGCGGGCAGCGCTTCATTCGGGAAGGTCAGGTGGATGTGGGATTGATTCAGCTGACCGAGTCGAACGATTTGCTGACCTGGCCCCTCCTCGACGATGAGTACTGGGCCGTCTTTCCCATCCAGCGTGGCAAGCGTCATATGCAGTGGTCGGAGCTGCGCGAACAGCCCCTGCTCCTGCCCCCCAATTCCAATTGCTACACCGCTCTTCGGGCGCATCTCTCGGCACACCTGGGCCAGAAGTACAGCACCCTAGAAGTCGCGGATGACGACGTCATCTTCTCCATGGTGGAACACGGGCTGGGCCTGACCGTGATGCCCCGCCTGGCCACCCTTCCCCTGCGGAGCGGACTGGTGGCCCTGCCACTTCCCAATCCGCTGTACCGCTCTATCGGCGTAGCCGTCAAGCCCGGCCGAGCAGGCTTGCCTCATATTCGGGCGTTTCTCAAAGCCATGCAGGCACACAAGGCTGCGGCCACCATGCCCACCCCTCTCCAGCTCAAATCGTCCTGA
- a CDS encoding IS630 family transposase (programmed frameshift) — protein sequence MTDRWLPSRLTRAQLEERRLHFLKLLETGQYSSKELAELLGVSMSTLRTWRHLLRHQGPGALQATITTGRVPALSGEQRETLKRLLNEGAQVHGFPDASWTTPRVREVIGRHFDIWHHRDHVRRILHQLGFSRQKPDQRALEQNPEAVATWIQTVLPENQKKVTAGATLVFLDEVGFSLKGTVKHTWALRGHTPVVYGKASWDKVSTIGALTTAGQFLQHTQHGAFKSPDVIRFLQHVLTHVPGEVVVVLDNAGIHKSKAVTAFATGEARLSLQYLPPYAPELNPIELVWAYVKRNVLGNFCARTLKELKARLKVGWARVRYVRLPARLLHSYLPS from the exons ATGACGGACCGTTGGCTGCCCTCTCGCCTGACGCGAGCTCAACTTGAAGAACGTCGACTGCACTTCCTCAAGCTGCTCGAAACTGGGCAATACAGCAGCAAGGAACTCGCGGAGCTTCTGGGTGTCTCCATGAGTACTCTGCGCACCTGGAGGCACCTCCTGCGGCACCAGGGTCCAGGTGCACTGCAGGCCACCATCACCACGGGGAGAGTGCCAGCACTCTCCGGAGAGCAGCGAGAGACCCTGAAGCGACTGCTCAACGAAGGCGCACAGGTGCATGGCTTCCCCGACGCGAGCTGGACGACCCCGCGCGTCCGGGAGGTCATCGGTCGTCACTTCGACATCTGGCATCATCGCGACCACGTGCGGAGAATCCTGCACCAGTTGGGCTTCTCCCGCCAGAAGCCCGATCAACGCGCGCTGGAACAGAATCCCGAAGCGGTGGCCACCTGGATTCAGACCGTCCTGCCCGAGA ATCAAAAAAAAGTAACGGCGGGAGCGACCCTGGTCTTCCTGGATGAGGTGGGGTTCAGCCTGAAAGGCACGGTGAAGCACACCTGGGCGCTGCGCGGCCACACGCCCGTGGTGTATGGCAAAGCCAGCTGGGACAAGGTGTCGACTATCGGTGCACTCACCACTGCCGGCCAGTTCCTGCAACACACGCAACACGGCGCGTTCAAGAGTCCGGACGTGATTCGCTTCCTGCAGCACGTGTTGACGCACGTTCCAGGAGAGGTCGTGGTCGTCCTCGACAACGCCGGCATCCACAAATCGAAGGCCGTCACGGCCTTCGCGACAGGTGAAGCACGGCTGTCTCTGCAATATCTCCCGCCGTACGCTCCGGAACTCAATCCCATTGAACTGGTGTGGGCCTATGTCAAGCGCAACGTCCTGGGGAACTTCTGTGCACGGACACTGAAGGAATTGAAGGCGCGCCTCAAGGTTGGATGGGCGCGCGTCCGGTATGTCCGACTCCCTGCTCGCCTCCTCCACAGCTACCTTCCGTCCTAA
- a CDS encoding transposase family protein has product MLICTVTQRILSTTTSAGRVHDLKLLGQSGVRFPHQTALIGDAGYQGLWRSHRHAITTHKATLASPLSTEQRQENRVLAHTRQGTLHVIRRMKIFPVLKGVYRHRRRRFALRVQLIAVLCNRTQACQS; this is encoded by the coding sequence TTGCTGATCTGCACCGTGACACAACGCATCCTCAGCACCACCACGAGCGCTGGTAGGGTTCATGACCTGAAGCTGTTGGGTCAGTCAGGCGTCCGTTTTCCTCACCAAACGGCGCTCATTGGAGACGCGGGGTATCAGGGTTTGTGGAGAAGCCACAGGCACGCCATCACCACCCACAAGGCGACGCTCGCGTCGCCTCTATCCACGGAGCAGCGCCAGGAGAACCGTGTCCTGGCGCATACCCGGCAGGGCACCCTACATGTGATCCGTCGCATGAAGATCTTCCCTGTGTTGAAGGGCGTGTACCGACATAGGCGGCGTCGCTTTGCCCTTCGAGTTCAGCTCATCGCGGTGCTGTGCAACCGCACCCAGGCCTGCCAATCATGA
- a CDS encoding transposase family protein, translating to MNRKQFRRRTGACPETFAEMEEVLTHREGRKKKSGRPAALSVAEQLLRTLEFWREYRTFAHLGDDWGVHETTVERVEAALIANARFQLPKKRVFQEAQLVYSIVAVDAAEVACERPKKAARLVSDKKKRHTLKFQLLICTVTQRILSTATSAGAVHDPKLLRPLGVRFPDQTVILGDAGDQGLWRSHTHAITTHKATLASPLSAEQRQENRVLAYTRQATPHVIRRMKIFRILKGVCRHRCRVALRVQLIAALCNLTRACAS from the coding sequence ATGAACCGCAAGCAGTTTCGTCGACGCACCGGGGCCTGCCCAGAAACCTTCGCCGAGATGGAAGAGGTGTTGACGCACCGCGAAGGACGGAAGAAGAAGTCGGGCCGTCCCGCCGCGCTCAGCGTGGCGGAACAATTGCTGAGGACACTGGAGTTCTGGCGCGAGTACCGGACCTTCGCGCACCTGGGTGACGACTGGGGCGTGCACGAAACCACGGTGGAACGCGTGGAAGCGGCCTTGATCGCAAATGCGCGGTTCCAGCTGCCCAAGAAGCGCGTGTTTCAGGAAGCGCAGCTCGTGTACAGCATCGTCGCGGTCGATGCTGCTGAAGTGGCTTGTGAACGACCCAAAAAAGCAGCGCGCTTGGTAAGCGACAAGAAAAAGCGGCACACCCTGAAATTTCAGCTGCTGATCTGCACCGTGACGCAGCGCATCCTGAGCACCGCCACGAGCGCAGGGGCGGTTCATGACCCGAAGCTGTTGCGTCCGTTAGGCGTCCGTTTTCCTGACCAAACGGTGATTCTCGGAGATGCTGGGGATCAGGGCTTGTGGAGAAGCCACACGCACGCCATCACCACCCATAAGGCGACGCTCGCGTCGCCTCTGTCTGCTGAGCAGCGCCAGGAGAACCGTGTGCTGGCCTATACCCGGCAGGCCACACCGCATGTGATTCGTCGCATGAAGATCTTCCGCATATTGAAGGGCGTGTGCCGACATCGGTGTCGGGTTGCGCTCCGGGTTCAGCTCATCGCGGCGCTATGCAATCTCACCCGAGCCTGCGCATCATGA
- a CDS encoding DoxX family protein, which yields MHIALWVLQALLALVFLGAGLNKLARPKPAVVPPAMGWINDFDANSIRLIGLAEVLGGLGLLLPAALGILPWLTPIAALALAVLMLGAANVHVKRREAAAPTLVLAILALLVFIGRFWIAPFSS from the coding sequence ATGCACATCGCCCTCTGGGTCCTGCAGGCCCTCCTCGCCCTCGTCTTCCTCGGAGCAGGCCTCAACAAACTTGCCAGACCCAAACCTGCTGTAGTGCCACCCGCTATGGGATGGATCAACGATTTCGACGCCAACTCCATCCGCTTGATCGGTCTCGCCGAGGTCCTTGGAGGTCTGGGCCTCCTCCTTCCCGCTGCCTTAGGCATCCTGCCGTGGCTCACCCCAATTGCCGCCCTCGCCCTGGCCGTGCTGATGCTCGGCGCCGCGAACGTCCACGTCAAACGGCGTGAAGCCGCCGCACCAACGCTCGTGCTCGCCATCCTGGCTCTCCTGGTGTTTATCGGCCGTTTCTGGATCGCTCCCTTCTCCTCCTGA
- a CDS encoding NADP-dependent oxidoreductase — MSRLTFALLVAAAAGAALFLNRRRAAADSPSTAPATPVPAEAPSTASATPVPATVTPSPVTQKKQTMRALNVPAAGEQPQLSDVPTPVPTEGTVLIRVKAAGLNPIDNAVAAGMLAHWGLPYQYPTVIGRDAAGVVEAVGEGVDHVKVGDEVLGHVLLAPPISAGTLAEYALLPAAAVTKKPAGLDFTTAAALPLAGASAVQVIDAIHPQPGQTVLVNGASGGVGSFVVQLLAARGVKVVATGKARDTARLKDLGATQVVDHTAGPVADQVRALYPDGVDALINLHGMDPSAVPLGAVRQGGKVSGVAAVPDEATLSAAGLTGGSVMAMPVREVLAPLAEQAAAGKLQVVVSDVLPLERAAEGLGRLATGGAGGKLVVTL, encoded by the coding sequence ATGTCCAGATTGACTTTCGCACTCCTCGTTGCTGCCGCTGCCGGCGCCGCCTTGTTCCTCAACCGCCGCCGCGCGGCTGCGGACTCCCCTTCGACCGCTCCCGCAACGCCCGTCCCTGCCGAAGCCCCTTCCACCGCTTCAGCAACGCCCGTTCCCGCCACCGTCACCCCTTCGCCCGTGACCCAAAAGAAACAGACCATGCGCGCCCTGAACGTCCCCGCCGCCGGCGAACAACCCCAGCTCTCCGACGTGCCTACCCCCGTGCCCACCGAAGGCACCGTCCTGATCCGGGTCAAGGCGGCTGGTCTGAACCCCATCGACAACGCTGTCGCTGCCGGCATGCTCGCCCATTGGGGCCTGCCCTACCAGTACCCTACGGTGATCGGCCGGGACGCTGCCGGTGTGGTCGAGGCCGTCGGTGAAGGCGTGGACCACGTCAAGGTGGGCGATGAAGTGCTGGGCCACGTGCTGCTCGCCCCGCCCATTTCCGCCGGCACGCTCGCCGAGTACGCACTGCTCCCCGCTGCCGCCGTCACCAAGAAGCCTGCTGGGCTGGACTTCACCACCGCTGCTGCCCTGCCCCTGGCCGGCGCGTCCGCCGTCCAGGTGATTGACGCCATCCACCCGCAGCCTGGACAGACCGTGCTCGTGAACGGCGCTTCCGGTGGGGTGGGCTCCTTCGTCGTGCAGCTGCTCGCTGCCCGCGGCGTCAAAGTGGTTGCGACAGGGAAGGCGCGCGACACTGCTCGCCTGAAAGACCTGGGCGCAACCCAGGTCGTGGACCACACGGCTGGCCCGGTGGCCGACCAGGTGCGGGCCCTTTACCCGGACGGAGTGGACGCCCTCATCAACCTGCACGGCATGGACCCCTCCGCCGTGCCCTTGGGTGCCGTGCGCCAGGGCGGCAAGGTTTCCGGTGTGGCCGCCGTGCCTGACGAAGCCACCCTGAGCGCCGCTGGACTGACTGGTGGTTCCGTGATGGCCATGCCCGTCCGGGAAGTGCTGGCCCCGCTGGCTGAGCAGGCCGCTGCTGGCAAGCTCCAGGTGGTTGTTTCCGACGTGCTGCCCCTGGAGCGGGCAGCGGAGGGCCTGGGACGCCTCGCCACTGGTGGAGCGGGCGGGAAGCTCGTCGTCACCCTCTAA
- a CDS encoding alpha/beta hydrolase: protein MKQFLPPRQEARMSTRLIQVGALVLLGALAYRHARRSAPSLPVGTPVPLDPRTKILDALLKKAPGPSISEITAEEMIQRSSAQQSGPLFRLITGWPRRGVQHEDRTIPGRAGPIPIRIYTPERSSGAARPLVLSIHGGGWAQGSLDMADWMSSTVAADLDAVVVSVDYRLAPAHPFPAAVEDCFDALTWCASNSASLGASDRLGVMGESAGGNLAAVLALLAKEQGGPTIHHQALIYPATDMAHDSESRRKNVDQIILNAADRKAFERFYIPEGTDRTDWRLSPLLAPSHAGLPPALILMAGHDALRDDGTRYAEALRASGVPVVVRDYPAMPHAFISFPYFSRDAAPAMQQVVTEQRKYLKTGV, encoded by the coding sequence ATGAAGCAGTTTCTTCCGCCCCGTCAAGAAGCGAGAATGTCCACGCGCCTGATCCAGGTGGGCGCGCTGGTCCTCCTGGGTGCCCTGGCGTACCGTCACGCCCGCCGAAGTGCCCCGTCACTTCCAGTTGGCACCCCTGTCCCCCTCGATCCGAGAACGAAGATCCTGGACGCCTTGCTCAAAAAGGCTCCTGGTCCCTCCATTTCCGAAATCACCGCCGAGGAAATGATTCAGAGGTCGAGTGCGCAGCAGTCCGGACCGCTTTTCCGGCTGATCACCGGCTGGCCTCGTCGTGGGGTTCAGCACGAAGACCGGACGATTCCTGGACGTGCAGGGCCTATTCCCATCCGCATCTACACCCCAGAGCGCTCTTCCGGCGCAGCCAGACCGCTCGTGCTTTCCATTCACGGAGGTGGCTGGGCCCAGGGGAGCCTGGATATGGCGGACTGGATGAGCAGCACGGTCGCTGCGGACCTCGACGCGGTGGTGGTTTCCGTGGACTACCGGCTGGCGCCCGCCCATCCTTTCCCAGCGGCAGTGGAAGACTGCTTCGATGCCCTGACCTGGTGCGCAAGCAACAGCGCCTCCCTTGGGGCTTCAGACCGGCTCGGCGTCATGGGAGAGAGTGCGGGCGGGAACCTCGCTGCGGTTCTTGCTCTCCTCGCCAAGGAGCAGGGGGGTCCAACCATTCACCATCAGGCACTGATCTATCCGGCCACCGATATGGCCCACGATTCAGAGTCGCGCCGCAAGAATGTGGATCAGATCATTCTGAATGCTGCTGATCGGAAAGCGTTCGAACGGTTCTACATCCCCGAAGGCACAGACAGAACCGATTGGCGGCTCTCTCCACTCCTGGCACCGAGTCACGCAGGCCTTCCCCCCGCGTTGATTCTGATGGCTGGACACGACGCGCTGCGTGACGACGGCACCCGGTATGCGGAGGCCCTACGTGCCTCGGGCGTCCCGGTTGTGGTGCGCGACTACCCGGCGATGCCCCACGCCTTCATCAGCTTCCCGTACTTCAGTCGAGACGCGGCCCCCGCCATGCAGCAGGTGGTGACGGAGCAGCGCAAGTACCTGAAGACTGGCGTGTGA
- a CDS encoding VOC family protein, with the protein MTTNSTAIPSDKAQKLTGQEFATFGAVHLDVTNLQRSVEFWRSYIGLQVRSATADSAELGTASTTLVVLHATAKTPFKNGYSGIYHLAIHPSNEVEFARVLARLITKRYPISPTDHTMSKALYMEDPDGITVEVTLETPERMARLEFGPRGPVAIDTDGTVRAASAALDVEAVLKALPDHDLTQPLADGTKVGHVHLYVSDVEAAHRFYKGLGFLDNMYLPQYGMADLGAGGAFGHRIAVNAGQTRGRPQAPIGTAGLRYYTIRFDTQERLKAALQTVPSAQEQADGFLIADPAGNKVLLTA; encoded by the coding sequence ATGACCACGAACAGCACTGCCATCCCTTCTGACAAGGCTCAGAAGCTCACAGGACAAGAATTTGCCACCTTCGGCGCCGTTCACCTCGACGTCACGAACCTGCAACGCTCTGTGGAATTCTGGCGGTCATATATCGGCCTGCAAGTGCGCAGCGCGACCGCCGACTCAGCCGAGTTGGGCACTGCAAGCACCACGTTGGTTGTCCTGCACGCCACCGCCAAGACGCCCTTCAAGAACGGTTACAGCGGCATCTATCACCTCGCCATACACCCTTCCAATGAAGTGGAGTTCGCCCGGGTGTTGGCCCGCCTCATCACCAAGCGCTACCCCATCTCGCCCACGGACCATACGATGTCCAAAGCCCTCTACATGGAGGACCCGGACGGGATCACCGTGGAAGTCACGCTGGAAACGCCCGAGCGCATGGCCCGCCTGGAGTTCGGTCCCCGGGGCCCGGTCGCCATCGATACCGACGGCACCGTGCGCGCCGCATCGGCCGCCTTGGATGTGGAGGCGGTACTGAAGGCTTTGCCTGACCACGACTTGACCCAGCCCCTGGCTGACGGTACGAAGGTGGGGCACGTGCATCTGTATGTGTCGGACGTGGAGGCGGCCCACCGGTTCTACAAAGGCCTGGGCTTTCTGGACAATATGTATCTGCCCCAGTACGGCATGGCCGACCTCGGTGCCGGGGGCGCCTTTGGACACCGCATCGCAGTCAATGCCGGGCAGACCCGCGGTCGGCCGCAGGCACCGATCGGCACCGCCGGACTCCGGTACTACACCATCCGGTTCGACACCCAGGAGCGCCTGAAGGCGGCCCTGCAAACGGTGCCCTCCGCCCAGGAGCAGGCCGATGGATTCCTGATTGCAGACCCCGCCGGCAACAAAGTCCTTCTGACCGCTTAA
- a CDS encoding VOC family protein, with amino-acid sequence MILPATIPYLQLSADRIGANPPHHTLPGTVRLSTVTLQINNLDASVDYYTRVIGLTLHEQSEVDGQRRARLGTPDGEIFLELREKPGVKYAPHRGRLGIYHFALLLPTRDDLARFVRNALDLGVHVGSGDHHYSEATYLKDPDGISIEVYRDRPREDWQVTEGGEIVGRGDPLDLEALKISAGDSPWTGLPNGTTIGHMHFYIGDIAEGERFYHAGLGFPKVTWSFIAPSGLFVGAGGYHHHIGLNTWAAGSPPSGENDARLLTWDLILPDQTTLEQTVQSLQTEGFEVTATPEGPVANDPWGITVRLRTA; translated from the coding sequence ATGATTCTTCCCGCCACAATCCCCTACCTACAACTTTCCGCCGACCGTATCGGTGCCAATCCCCCGCACCACACCCTCCCCGGTACTGTCCGGCTCAGCACCGTGACTCTCCAGATCAACAACCTCGACGCGTCCGTCGACTACTACACCCGCGTCATCGGCCTCACCCTTCACGAGCAAAGCGAAGTGGATGGCCAGCGCCGCGCCCGCCTCGGTACACCCGACGGTGAGATCTTTCTGGAGCTGCGCGAAAAGCCGGGCGTGAAGTACGCTCCTCACCGCGGCCGGCTCGGCATTTACCACTTCGCCCTGCTGCTCCCGACCCGTGACGACCTCGCCCGCTTTGTCCGCAACGCGCTGGACCTCGGCGTGCACGTTGGAAGCGGCGACCACCACTACAGTGAAGCGACGTACCTCAAGGACCCTGACGGCATCAGCATCGAGGTGTACCGTGACCGCCCCCGCGAGGATTGGCAAGTCACCGAGGGTGGAGAGATCGTTGGTCGCGGCGATCCCCTCGACCTGGAAGCCCTGAAAATCTCAGCTGGCGATAGCCCCTGGACGGGCCTTCCCAACGGCACCACCATCGGCCACATGCACTTCTACATCGGTGACATCGCCGAAGGTGAGCGCTTCTACCACGCTGGGCTGGGCTTCCCCAAAGTCACCTGGTCCTTTATCGCCCCCTCGGGCCTCTTCGTCGGCGCCGGTGGCTACCACCACCACATCGGCCTGAACACCTGGGCTGCCGGTAGCCCCCCCTCCGGCGAGAACGATGCCCGCCTGCTCACCTGGGACCTGATCCTCCCCGATCAAACCACGTTGGAGCAGACCGTGCAGAGCCTGCAAACGGAAGGCTTTGAGGTGACGGCCACGCCCGAAGGCCCCGTTGCCAATGACCCCTGGGGCATCACCGTCCGTCTCCGCACCGCCTGA
- a CDS encoding VOC family protein, producing MTQSVQQPARVTPIDPKLTLGEVALTVRQMDRTVQFYTQVLGLTLLARDAARAVLGTADGHPLVTLRHAPGAPLPPVNATGLYHLAIAFPTRPDLARWLQHASALGLQLGQSDHLTHEAFYFDDPEGNGIEIYVDWPQEQWPFKDGKFTADAAVRKGIDIQDLLGTLAPEGAGWTGAPIGTRMGHVHLKMSDPRATRAFYEAVMGFDIGFDDMGAVFAGAGGYHHHVGNNTWHSQGGRKPLQGAQGLHHYTIELSSEAELAAVTGRLNAAGIAVREEAAGHVTHDPSGNRVLLRAAPSTAESALAALTSS from the coding sequence ATGACCCAGTCCGTCCAGCAACCCGCCCGCGTCACGCCCATCGACCCGAAGCTCACCCTCGGCGAAGTCGCCCTGACCGTCCGTCAGATGGACCGCACCGTACAGTTCTACACCCAAGTTCTGGGCCTGACCCTGCTCGCCCGTGACGCGGCGCGCGCGGTGCTGGGTACGGCGGACGGACACCCCCTGGTGACCCTGCGTCACGCTCCTGGTGCGCCTCTGCCTCCTGTGAACGCCACGGGCCTGTATCACCTGGCGATCGCCTTTCCCACCCGACCCGACCTCGCCCGCTGGCTGCAACATGCCTCCGCACTCGGGTTGCAACTCGGACAGTCCGACCACCTCACGCACGAAGCGTTCTACTTCGACGATCCTGAGGGCAACGGCATCGAGATTTACGTGGACTGGCCGCAGGAGCAGTGGCCCTTCAAGGACGGCAAGTTCACCGCGGACGCTGCTGTGAGAAAGGGCATCGACATCCAGGACCTGCTCGGCACCCTCGCGCCGGAGGGTGCGGGCTGGACGGGCGCACCGATCGGCACACGCATGGGACACGTTCACCTCAAGATGAGCGACCCCAGGGCGACCCGGGCCTTCTACGAGGCGGTCATGGGCTTCGACATCGGCTTCGACGACATGGGCGCGGTATTTGCCGGAGCGGGCGGGTACCACCATCATGTGGGCAACAACACTTGGCACAGCCAGGGCGGTCGCAAGCCGCTTCAGGGTGCACAAGGCCTGCACCACTACACCATTGAGCTGTCGAGTGAGGCGGAACTCGCCGCCGTCACGGGCCGGCTCAACGCTGCGGGGATCGCAGTACGTGAGGAAGCCGCAGGCCACGTCACGCACGACCCCTCGGGCAACCGGGTGCTGCTCCGCGCCGCGCCGTCCACCGCCGAGAGTGCCCTCGCGGCCCTCACAAGCTCGTAA
- a CDS encoding DUF3291 domain-containing protein encodes MHLAQVNVAKLHFPLDAPEIAEFKAGLDPVNGLADAAPGFVWRLKDDAGNATEVVFDTDPLLIVNLSVWEGLSALRAFSYSGLHLDFLKRRREWFQRYASPHLALWWVPANSTPTVEDARERLAHLHAHGPTPYAFTFAHGFDPDSSRTALR; translated from the coding sequence ATGCATCTCGCGCAGGTTAACGTTGCCAAGCTTCACTTCCCATTGGATGCCCCTGAAATCGCTGAGTTTAAAGCGGGACTAGACCCGGTAAATGGACTGGCGGACGCTGCTCCTGGGTTCGTCTGGCGATTGAAAGACGATGCGGGGAATGCCACCGAGGTGGTTTTCGACACCGACCCGTTGCTGATCGTCAATCTCAGCGTCTGGGAGGGGCTCAGCGCCCTCCGGGCCTTTTCCTATTCGGGCTTGCATTTGGACTTTCTGAAACGGCGGCGTGAGTGGTTTCAGCGCTATGCCTCCCCCCACCTCGCCTTGTGGTGGGTGCCTGCGAACAGTACGCCTACCGTAGAAGATGCCCGGGAGCGGCTTGCTCACCTTCACGCCCACGGTCCCACTCCATATGCCTTTACCTTCGCGCATGGGTTTGACCCGGATAGTTCCCGTACGGCGCTGCGATGA